The Brasilonema sennae CENA114 genome includes a region encoding these proteins:
- a CDS encoding EamA family transporter, whose translation MRLQEFFLLLMSVMASVGGQFFLKLGALKLASLNPANTIGQILNIATTPELLIGLSCYGLGAIAYILLLTKVNLSIAGPSVSLVYVFSVLLGYFIFKESIPLIRLVGLSFIICGVILVIWHK comes from the coding sequence ATGAGGTTACAAGAATTTTTTTTACTGCTAATGTCTGTTATGGCTAGTGTAGGAGGCCAGTTTTTTTTAAAGCTTGGCGCGCTTAAATTGGCAAGCTTGAATCCAGCAAACACAATTGGTCAAATTCTTAACATCGCTACAACGCCTGAACTACTAATTGGACTAAGCTGCTATGGTTTAGGTGCTATAGCTTACATTCTACTTTTAACTAAAGTAAATCTGAGCATTGCAGGTCCATCTGTCTCTCTCGTTTATGTGTTCTCAGTTTTACTGGGTTATTTCATTTTTAAAGAATCTATTCCCCTCATACGTCTAGTAGGCTTGAGCTTCATTATTTGTGGAGTGATATTAGTAATTTGGCACAAGTAA
- a CDS encoding glycosyltransferase family 2 protein, which produces MKLSIVIPCYNELGTISQVVREVKASPIEKCEIIIVDDCSTDGTRDFLREKMEAEVDQVIYHKKNLGKGAALRTGFARATGDIIIVQDADLEYDPQEYPIMIKPILDNKADVVFGSRFQSGRAHRVVYYWHRLGNGFLTMLSNMLTNINLTDMETCYKAFRREVIQSIKIEENRFGFEPEITAKVAKMECRIYEVGISYYGRTYKEGKKIGWKDGFRAIWCILKYNLFC; this is translated from the coding sequence ATGAAGCTATCTATTGTTATACCCTGCTATAACGAACTTGGAACTATTAGTCAAGTTGTTAGAGAAGTCAAAGCATCTCCAATAGAAAAGTGCGAAATTATTATAGTTGATGACTGTTCAACAGATGGTACACGAGATTTCCTTAGAGAGAAGATGGAAGCTGAGGTCGATCAAGTTATCTATCACAAGAAGAATCTGGGCAAAGGTGCTGCTTTGCGTACTGGATTTGCTAGAGCGACTGGGGATATCATAATTGTTCAGGACGCCGATTTAGAGTACGATCCTCAAGAATATCCTATTATGATTAAGCCGATTCTTGATAACAAAGCAGATGTTGTCTTTGGCTCGCGTTTTCAGAGTGGTAGAGCTCATAGAGTTGTTTACTATTGGCACAGACTAGGGAATGGATTTTTAACAATGTTATCCAATATGCTCACTAACATTAATCTCACAGACATGGAAACCTGCTATAAAGCGTTTCGACGGGAAGTGATTCAATCTATAAAGATAGAAGAAAATCGGTTTGGATTTGAACCGGAAATTACCGCAAAAGTAGCGAAAATGGAATGTCGCATTTATGAGGTAGGCATATCTTATTATGGTCGAACTTATAAGGAAGGTAAAAAAATAGGTTGGAAAGACGGATTCCGGGCTATTTGGTGCATTTTAAAATACAATCTATTTTGCTGA
- a CDS encoding GDP-mannose 4,6-dehydratase — translation MTKKAFITGLTGQDGSYLAELLLAKGYQVFGLVRRSSTSNLERVSHLFNQIQIVSGDLLDQSSLMDVVTETQPDEIYNLASQSYVPLSWTQPALTAEYTALGVSRLLESIRRCKPDAKFYQASSSEVFGQPDESPQTERTAFRPRNPYGVAKAYAHWMTINYRQKYNLYACCGITYTHESPRRGTEFVFRKITQAAAKIKLGLANELKLGNLDARRDWCYAKDAVYAMWLMLQQEQPDDFIIASGETHSVRELVECAFNYIGLNWQDYVSVDPAFYRPDEAVQLVGCIDKIKTKLALQPQYSFKELVELMVDYDLKLLSGNK, via the coding sequence ATGACTAAAAAAGCCTTTATTACTGGACTGACTGGACAAGACGGTTCTTATCTTGCCGAACTACTACTAGCTAAAGGCTACCAAGTCTTTGGCTTAGTCCGTCGATCTAGCACAAGTAACTTGGAACGCGTCAGCCATCTGTTCAACCAAATTCAAATTGTCTCTGGCGATCTGCTGGACCAAAGTTCGCTAATGGATGTCGTCACCGAAACCCAACCGGACGAAATTTACAACCTCGCCTCCCAGAGTTATGTCCCCCTCTCCTGGACACAACCAGCACTTACTGCAGAGTACACCGCTCTTGGTGTCTCTCGCCTACTAGAATCTATCCGTCGCTGCAAACCGGATGCTAAATTCTACCAAGCCTCCAGTAGCGAAGTTTTTGGTCAACCTGACGAATCACCTCAAACTGAACGCACCGCCTTTCGTCCCCGTAACCCATATGGTGTCGCCAAAGCATACGCTCATTGGATGACCATCAATTATCGCCAAAAATACAACCTTTACGCCTGCTGTGGTATCACTTATACCCATGAATCGCCACGACGTGGTACCGAATTTGTATTTCGGAAAATTACTCAAGCAGCTGCCAAAATCAAACTTGGTCTAGCTAATGAACTAAAATTGGGGAACCTTGATGCTCGTCGTGATTGGTGCTACGCCAAAGATGCTGTTTACGCAATGTGGCTGATGTTGCAGCAAGAACAACCCGATGATTTCATCATTGCAAGTGGTGAAACACATTCAGTCAGAGAATTGGTTGAGTGTGCTTTCAACTATATTGGACTCAATTGGCAAGATTATGTTTCAGTTGATCCAGCGTTCTACCGTCCTGATGAAGCAGTACAATTAGTTGGTTGTATTGATAAAATTAAGACTAAATTAGCTTTGCAACCTCAGTACTCGTTTAAAGAATTGGTGGAGTTAATGGTTGACTATGATCTTAAATTACTGAGCGGCAATAAATAA